The stretch of DNA gatattttaaaaatcacataaaaagatgaaataaatatataacatataaacatatgaaaaaatattatatacaattaaTCTTTTATCTTAAAAGTTATGTTatttcaaataaattattttactgggtatacaaaaaaaaaaaaaaaaaaaaaaaagaaagaaagaaatgtatacgatatatacatatataatatatattatatatatattatatatatataatatgtatataactTGTGAacaaattttaaattaatctacgaaataaaatacaatttGAACTCGTTTTCGAAATTggatttttatatataaaaatattatgatattaataaaagttgtatctatttaaaaataagaaaaagaaaaaggggaaaaaatgaaattatattattttcaaaatattttcaacaaatatatatacataaaaaaataaatgcatatttcaaaaatacaagaaaaaacaaaaataaaaatgaaaaataaaaagtggacaataaaaaataaaatgaaaaatataaataaagaaaatataaaataaagtaaAATGAAGTGAAATAAATGCTGAAAAGGCAtacaataaatatgaattgaaaaaaaaaaaaaaaaaaaaaaaaaaaaaaaaaaaaaaaaaaaaattatttatttaatttcataatatatatatattatatataatgatcttatttttttaattttatatagtaATGAAAAAGGatgatatacatattatatataatatattacgcACCATGTGTAGTGtataatgtttttatttttttttaaataaaatcacattctttattttacattaaaatatttaattgtgtatattttgataaaaaaattattttcaccaaataaatttcatttacttattattttcccaccctaatataatatatatattatatatatgtttaatataaGTTTTCAAATTTTATTAAGACAAAAcgattataaatattaaatatatatatacatatatatactttatttgatatatccTTATAAAGgtaatattttcttaatttttcataaatttctatttcattattttatacttcttttaaatattcctTAAGCAGTATAtaagttattattatttttttttaagtcaTTTTAGGAttagcttttttttttttcatgataTTTTTATGAGTATAAAACTTAATAGattgtatatacatatgtatattttatttatgagCCTCTAAAAAAAAGGtcaagaataaaaatattcgaCAATTTTCTAATTAGAacctttataaaatattagaaataatattatttttactaaccatttcttattaattttttcataaaatggGGAAAacaattttcatcattttaatattatttctaaATTATCGAATGaacaattataataaataaataatatattatatatatataataataatttttattattaaatactaaaaatataaaatgctTTGGAAAAATTCTTATTCCATATTATGATCcctatatattaaattattatatatatattatatatatataataatatttttaaatgtatataaggATCAATAGATTTTTAGCTATATATAGAATTTATAAATcccttttaaaatattgtaCCATTTTTATGAAgacctttctttttttttttttttttttttttttttttttttttctttccttaaattcttataatttataagtacaataataaatcattataattattatttaaacctactttaaaatatttattattttataatatttatttttataggaATAATTTATgattactattatatatttatttatttttttattttttgggtttttttttttcatatattaatttatagaTTTTAGAACtaggaaaaaaagaataagcaaaaaaaaaaaaaaataaaaaaaaaaaaaacataatatataaatataataataatatatataagtataagaAGATAATcctaaatattatatatatatatatatatcaaaacatgattcttcattataaatattatattattatatatattaaaaatattatataatattctacagagttttttattatatttttttaataaatatattattaaattacattataattttctcaataaaataaaatgggcatttatattattataatatatatatataaataatctaATACAATATAATCAATTTATTGAACtaacatatatacaatatgaatataaaatatatatatattattttatatataattatatatatatatataaattaaaataacaaaGAAAAAGAACATGCAAACATGCacacagaaaaaaaaatatatatataaataataataaaataataatatatattatttatatactatTTATAatctattttatattttaaatgttggcagaaggaaaaagaaaaaaaaaaattatgaatatattttttaatatatatatatatattacatatatatatgcaatatgcataaaatataaaagtatataataattagattctgtaatttttttcttttgaaaaTTAAGAATgctttctttttcttataattatatattatatataatattataattgaataaaattatatatatatttcttataaaatgaatgaaaaaaattgtatttaaatttttgtaatttatttgatttttaaaaaagtatatatgaatttaattttttttttttttttttttttttaaaaattataaatattattatatgtatgtaaaatttatatatttcttattttattaatttgtcaattttttttataattattttttaatacaaaaatatatatatatatatatatatatatatataattatatatacaaacgaaaaaaaggaaaaaaaaaatgtacgaATAATGTATAAAGTTAATATGAagattataaataattatagtaataaaaaataaataatttttttttaatacgaAGCTATAAAattgaacaaaataaaagatatatatatatatatatatatatatttatatatatttatatatatttaacaatTGATGATGATATGTACttgtaatgataataataaaataaataaataattttatgtgaatttataaaatctttatataatatataaaaaattattttagtATGTTAATAAAAGCTTATTTACCTACGTTATTACATGTCGGTTATTTGTTTAATACAATACAatgcataaatataataaattatcttttatttgGGGGGTCTGATAAAGATTCTCCTAATAAGAATTCAAGTGAAACTAaagaggaaaaaaataagaagatGGAAGAATTTATTGATgaaaagatgaaaataaatttacGTAGTAAAAAGATAAATAGTTTGAAAccaatatatacaaatactGAATTAGaaacaaattattatatagatgATAATGagacatttaaaaaattatatgctAATTATCCTTTATGTGAAGCAAAATATAAACTAgttgataaattaaaatcatttaatatctttaaaaaattaatgacagataaaccaaaaaaaattattttatttaaaacatgTATAATAGAATTATATGGTATGTTATCTGTAACAATAAGAAATGTAAATCATTTCTCATCAGTAATAGCAACTGTATATGGATATGTtccatttttaataatgatttTAACCGTATTGGGATTCATAAttacttttaataaaaatttactttatattatttttataatgccGACACAAACCATAATTagtgatatatttttaaaaagaatatttaaaaaaccAAGACCAATTAATAGTGCCTTACCAACTTATGGTATGCCCTCAAGTCATAGTTCTTTTGCTATAGCTTTATTAACTTTTCTTTTACTTCATATTACAGAACACAAAAAAGACAAATGGAGTATTATCACATATGTAATAGCTACTCTTACCTTACTCCCAATACCTTGGAGTCGTGTGGAAGTTGAAGATCACACCGTATTGCAAGTTATAGTTGGTTCTATTGTAGGTATATGTTTTGgatttattttctattttatgaaaaaatatttttttaaatataaagattCACAACCATAAcgaaaataagaaaaaatttgtaaaatgattattatcgtattgatatatatatatatatatatatatactaaacAAAGTTATAATAATGCATGGAATTATCTACAGAGGGGTTACCAGGGATATCATGATGTGTGGATCAACtgatgaataatatataatatatataatatatattatatttatatatatttcttttttattttaaaagaccccttttttataatattttacaaatatatctAATTTCTTTACATTTTTGGAGCCACCACTagtaattcttttttttttctttaaaaaaagttACACAAATAAagagaattataaaaaaaaaaaaaaaaaaaaaaaaaaactcaaATGGGTATACAATGCTTTTAAcgtgaacatatatatattataaatatatgttcaaatagattttttattttaatttattacctcttcttttattaattaattttttttttgtgtgataacataataaatatatccagttttttttttttttctcccaatttttgttttaatatatttaccaatatattataatacatatttgtgttttattttatattattttaattttttttttttttaattttggcttttattttaaatgatatatataaaataactctttttaaattttaataaacctttaatatatatatgtcaagaaaagaaaaaaaactatatttattatttttattattattttttttttttgaactgatttatttaaaatatgataaattttattaaatgtaatacaaaaaaaagtactaaaaagaaaaggattttttaaaaatgaaagaaaacaaaaaaaggaaaaaataaaaaaatatatatatatatataaactctattatatattatatgtgatatggaaaaaaaagtatatctacttagattattatatacatattacatatatttatgtagatatattcttatattataaagatgGTTATATAAGTTTTTGTAAGAAATCCAAAAATGTTGAGATTTCAACATGTCTATTTTGAAattatttcataatatatatatatatatataatatacatatttatataataataatgctGACAAATTACAACTTGAAAGACCACCATGGATGTGCGCTTAGATCTTTCAAGTTCAACTTCTTTCTCTGTTCTGCATGTAATAATTGCTGTAAAAAAGAAggaatatacataaatataaataaataaataaataaataaatatatatatatatatattatatgtcaggttgtttattattttattttattttttatttttttaaattatcatatattctatcaatatgaaatatttatacaacATATAATACTATATTAATTTCTTTCCTACCTTGATGATATCTTTTAACTCATTTGGCCAATTCTTTGTTAATTcaaaattatcaaaattCATATCACATTTTacgaaatagaaaaaatccTCATCTTGCAAAGGATCTGAGCATTTCCATAAATTTCCGTTTGTCCATATCCAAAAGAAGAACACACCAAGCATAAACTTATCTGCACTAGAAACATCGAAATAGaattgttttcttttttcttgatCTGTCATATGTTTTAAATCTTTTAGaggattttttattttcatggTATCATATTTCCAATATATTTTCCAACATTCTGGTGGCATATATGCCCCTTTTGCAATAGTAGGTTCACATGATTCAAATAAATAGAGACGATTCATATCTTTAATGTGTcttaaattatatgtatatataggTGTACTTTTAGATAGGTCACAGAAACGTAATTCATAATTATcagaaattaaaatattttctggTGTTAAATCTAAATGTGATAGACCAGCATCATGTAATcgtattaataattttaaacattgatataatataaaacttttttcattattactgattttcatattatattttttttgtctacGATCTATAAAATCAAGTATGTCTTCATTAAAAAATTCAGAGACAATAACAATATTACCACCAGCATTACATTTCAATCTTTCACTTAACATATCATTAAAAAcattcaaattattatacatagaTTTTTGTGAAAGCCCttcattaaaatatttgttatctggttcatataatattctatataattttggTGTTATTCCTGGATGGTACTCATTTAAAAAAGCTAAAGCAGTAGCTTCCATTACAAAATTTTCTCCATCTGTTACATATTCTCCATCAAATTCATTCATCAAATTAAATTGTTTaacccatatatatataggaatttttttaataaataatttaacttccttttttacattattatcttttggAACAACAAAAGCTCTATACATTTGTTGAACTCTATTGCTAGATTTAGAAAATCCAAGTGTTGGAATGCAAGTAAATTTCCAATCTGAATATTTAACAccattgaaataaaaattatgagcGCTTTGTAACATTTTCATTAATGATTTTTTAGCTATCTTCCAATTAAAGATACATTTAGGTTTCATTTGTTtctccatattattattattcatattattcatatatattattggtttattaatacaatctttattattattattattattattattaatattgttgATATTATTGTTGTATGGATAATTGTAATACTCATTTCCTAATCCTTTCTTTGGAATATTCAACATTTCCATTTTTTgtacataattattattcttactTTCATACATTCTATTTACATTATGTTCTTTACAAGAATTGTTTTTAAATTTACtccaaatattttttatcttttgttTTGAAATTGATAACATAGGATTTCTATCATCCTTTAATAAATCATTTCTTTGACATGCAGGAAGCATATAAGAATTTCCTTGACCATAATGTGTTTCAGAATTATCACATTTAGATATAATTGTAGTATCTCGATTCatactattattatcttcattattatttttataaatatgtgtatGTTCATCTGAATCCAATTTCTCATTTGATACATATTTAGATTGTTTCATATCTTTATTCTTCATTCGtttcttttccttttctGAAGCATAATACACAGGATTTTCTTTTATCTTTGAAATTAAATCATAGTCtctattatttaataaatcattatatgtattggatggattttcatatttgatatttttaataatatcttcTGGGAGATTATTTCGGAAATATTCATCTAAAGATTTATCATAcgaattatcattattataattcttattattataactcttattattattactgttCATATTTCCTGGAACAACACAGCTATTGTAATTATTTCTGTTACTATTATTGCTGTTTCgattactattaatattgttGCTATTTCgattactattaatattgttGCTATTTCGATTACTATTAATGTTGTTACTATTTCgattactattaatattgttaCTAGTTCGATTACTgtgaatattattactagTTCTATTACTGTGAATATTGTTACTAGTTCTATTACTGTGAATATTGTTACTAGTTCTATTACTgtgaatattattactatttcgATTAccatgaatattattattattattattattattattattcttatttatattattattcctattaatattatttttatgaacagTACTGTTTGTTCCTTCACTATCTCTCTTAGACATTGAATCAATATAATTTGGTTCTATCCTTTCACACAAGTTAcccataatatttttttcatcttttatatatccattatattgattattttgatatgttatattattttgatttctTAACATATCATTAATTCCTTCTTGATTTAACTGGAAACCTTTTTgtgatatatacatattattggACATATCACTTTGACCTGGTCCTCTTAATatgtcattattttcattataattattttttatgtttttatcatttataatgCATTTCTTTTCAAAAAGATCACTTGTAATGTcaacattatatttattaccaTCTTTATCTATATACATTTGTTGAGAAAGGCTCTTATAAAAtgaatctttattattaacaaCATCTCtagaatttattatataaccaTTATCAGCTATTTCATGATGGGCTTTATTATGGTCAttgtatttttcttcttccatcataatatgcatatttttattttctactgtattaaaatgaaaattggCATATGATCTATTCTTATTGTCACAACCTGCAGTTGTATgtaataaagaattattatccTTAACATAGACTTGTTCATAACTTTTGAAATTTTTATTCAAATCTTTAGacaaatatgtattatttaataaattatcttGCATAGGATTATTTGTAATAAACTTGGGAACATCCTTAACTGATGTACAATCTGTTGTTGTATTATCATTAGCATTTTCTGTTTCTTTATAAATATCTTGATTACTCAAgatattcttataatttccattcttttcattcaaattataattattattagaatTATGATCTTCTTCATCCTTATCATCTTCATTGTgttcctttttatttctatacaTAATGTTTTCAATATAACTTTCATTTCCCACATTCTCATAACTTTCTAAATTTGAATTATTACCAATGACAAGactattattttcttctacattcatttcattaaaatttattcCTGAACAATCTTTAGAATCCATAgaaatatttctataaacatttttaatatcatcCTTATTTGTATCTTCTTTCATCAtagtattattaataatttcattattcgtttgtttatattcatttgaaTATTCTATAcaattcatattatcaaatatttCTGTTGTGGATCTGTTTGTTTCGGCATATTTATCTTTTGACATGGAATAAAGAAATTCTTTatcattaataaaatttttagaattatcattatttttggtatcttctatatatttcataaaaatatcatcttcattcataattgtattattattattattattattattatctatcatatttttattcataaacTTTTCGGATAAGTCTTTGGATTCTTTTGGACAATTATCAAATGATTCATTCTCATAATATGTTGTATTCGCCACATTTCTATCatacataatattcatactattcatattattcatattattattattttctttatcatctCTTTCTTCTAAACCATTATATTTTGATGAGTttctttttgtattattactttttctATCAGTactgttaatattatttcccTCACACATGTCAACATTACTTTtatgaacatttttttttgtattgtatttcttatttttatataatgacaCATTTTCAGGatcattcatattttgtACATCTCCTCTCTCATTACCTATCTTCTCATATTCTTCTgcgttatttatatttaaggTCTTCGAAGATTTCAACGATACATAATCATCGTCACAAGTCATGGTTTTGGATTTGCAATATTCTACCTTTTCGCTAGCTcttatcattttataataaatatgtaaaggttatatatataaagcatatgtatgtatatatatatatatatatatatatatatacaaaaaatattacgtatatgtaaaaatatataaatatatatgatttatttttatcatatatacattataaatatatatatatatatatatatatatatatatatatatatatatatatgtgtatgtgttatatatgcatgtatattatatacgtATTATATGCATATGTTTGTAACATAGAGATTGTcattataaaacatatacacTATAAAAAAACGTACCATTAAAAATGGGACAactaagaaataaaataaatatgatttttAATCATGTAggaaaaatgaaattatatacatatattggACATGtacaatatgtatatatatatgtgtatttatgtatgtatattttatatatttattttgtaccTATATTCGTATGTAAATTTTGCATttaatcataaatatatatgtatatatatatatatattgttatattatttaaaaaaaaaaaaaaaatgctaTACTTGACAAAATTTAAGGACaacatgtaaatataaatatatatatatatatatatatatatataataaataaataaaaatacatatatatatatttatatatatatattaacacgattaaaaaatacacaagaaaaaagtatattttataatacttTAAAATTAAAGTATAGTGTTGCAATATAATACAAAcgtcatataatatatatcatatagaCGTTGATTTTGTCGTAtgtgttaatatataaaaatataaaataaataaaaataatatgtgtatttatGTACATT from Plasmodium sp. gorilla clade G2 genome assembly, chromosome: 8 encodes:
- a CDS encoding PAP2-like protein, putative translates to MLIKAYLPTLLHVGYLFNTIQCINIINYLLFGGSDKDSPNKNSSETKEEKNKKMEEFIDEKMKINLRSKKINSLKPIYTNTELETNYYIDDNETFKKLYANYPLCEAKYKLVDKLKSFNIFKKLMTDKPKKIILFKTCIIELYGMLSVTIRNVNHFSSVIATVYGYVPFLIMILTVLGFIITFNKNLLYIIFIMPTQTIISDIFLKRIFKKPRPINSALPTYGMPSSHSSFAIALLTFLLLHITEHKKDKWSIITYVIATLTLLPIPWSRVEVEDHTVLQVIVGSIVGICFGFIFYFMKKYFFKYKDSQP
- a CDS encoding serine/threonine protein kinase, FIKK family, which codes for MIRASEKVEYCKSKTMTCDDDYVSLKSSKTLNINNAEEYEKIGNERGDVQNMNDPENVSLYKNKKYNTKKNVHKSNVDMCEGNNINSTDRKSNNTKRNSSKYNGLEERDDKENNNNMNNMNSMNIMYDRNVANTTYYENESFDNCPKESKDLSEKFMNKNMIDNNNNNNNNTIMNEDDIFMKYIEDTKNNDNSKNFINDKEFLYSMSKDKYAETNRSTTEIFDNMNCIEYSNEYKQTNNEIINNTMMKEDTNKDDIKNVYRNISMDSKDCSGINFNEMNVEENNSLVIGNNSNLESYENVGNESYIENIMYRNKKEHNEDDKDEEDHNSNNNYNLNEKNGNYKNILSNQDIYKETENANDNTTTDCTSVKDVPKFITNNPMQDNLLNNTYLSKDLNKNFKSYEQVYVKDNNSLLHTTAGCDNKNRSYANFHFNTVENKNMHIMMEEEKYNDHNKAHHEIADNGYIINSRDVVNNKDSFYKSLSQQMYIDKDGNKYNVDITSDLFEKKCIINDKNIKNNYNENNDILRGPGQSDMSNNMYISQKGFQLNQEGINDMLRNQNNITYQNNQYNGYIKDEKNIMGNLCERIEPNYIDSMSKRDSEGTNSTVHKNNINRNNNINKNNNNNNNNNNIHGNRNSNNIHSNRTSNNIHSNRTSNNIHSNRTSNNIHSNRTSNNINSNRNSNNINSNRNSNNINSNRNSNNINSNRNSNNSNRNNYNSCVVPGNMNSNNNKSYNNKNYNNDNSYDKSLDEYFRNNLPEDIIKNIKYENPSNTYNDLLNNRDYDLISKIKENPVYYASEKEKKRMKNKDMKQSKYVSNEKLDSDEHTHIYKNNNEDNNSMNRDTTIISKCDNSETHYGQGNSYMLPACQRNDLLKDDRNPMLSISKQKIKNIWSKFKNNSCKEHNVNRMYESKNNNYVQKMEMLNIPKKGLGNEYYNYPYNNNINNINNNNNNNNKDCINKPIIYMNNMNNNNMEKQMKPKCIFNWKIAKKSLMKMLQSAHNFYFNGVKYSDWKFTCIPTLGFSKSSNRVQQMYRAFVVPKDNNVKKEVKLFIKKIPIYIWVKQFNLMNEFDGEYVTDGENFVMEATALAFLNEYHPGITPKLYRILYEPDNKYFNEGLSQKSMYNNLNVFNDMLSERLKCNAGGNIVIVSEFFNEDILDFIDRRQKKYNMKISNNEKSFILYQCLKLLIRLHDAGLSHLDLTPENILISDNYELRFCDLSKSTPIYTYNLRHIKDMNRLYLFESCEPTIAKGAYMPPECWKIYWKYDTMKIKNPLKDLKHMTDQEKRKQFYFDVSSADKFMLGVFFFWIWTNGNLWKCSDPLQDEDFFYFVKCDMNFDNFELTKNWPNELKDIIKQLLHAEQRKKLNLKDLSAHPWWSFKL